From a single Brassica napus cultivar Da-Ae chromosome C9, Da-Ae, whole genome shotgun sequence genomic region:
- the LOC106416603 gene encoding uncharacterized protein LOC106416603 translates to MTGPNTVSGDEHRSDIDESKVKAPNMFERAKEEIDAVIGAIHQRKSSRDESDKMEIKSEEKPNVMRRAKEEIKSLFHSKEKPHRHHHHHHHKETHGRSDDIDENTPVNEVKAPNVFERAKEEIEAVVETIHPRKNEAGGSDSPKRSPSVSPDKERAGLGCSLGKGLEKICSPWGSNKKD, encoded by the exons ATGACTGGTCCCAACACTGTTTCTG GTGATGAACATCGTTCGGACATTGACGAGAGCAAAGTCAAAGCACCGAACATGTTCGAACGAGCCAAAGAGGAGATCGATGCTGTTATTGGTGCTATTCATCAACGCAAGAGTTCCag GGACGAATCTGACAAGATGGAAATCAAATCCGAGGAGAAACCGAATGTGATGAGAAGGGCCAAGGAagaaatcaaatctctcttccATTCCAAGGAGAAACCTCAtcgccatcatcatcatcatcaccacaaAGAAActcatggaaggagtgatgaTATTGACGAGAACACGCCTGTTAACGAAGTGAAGGCTCCCAATGTTTTCGAGAGAGCCAAGGAAGAGATCGAGGCCGTCGTTGAAACCATTCATCCCAGGAAGAATGAGGCTGGCGGTTCTGATTCTCCTAAGCGTTCTCCCTCTGTCTCACCTGACAAGGAAAGAGCTGGACTCGGATGCTCTCTTGGGAAGGGGCTGGAAAAGATTTGTTCTCCTTGGGGTAGTAATAAAAAAGACTGA
- the LOC106417462 gene encoding uncharacterized protein LOC106417462, translated as MHLRGNGFLETIDSLKTVSDEKKAKAMIFLRHHIHDGLKDEYITKEDPCDLWKSLKERFDHQKYVILPKAKHEWIHLRFQDYKSVSEFNSAMFGITSRMMLCGEKISDYDMIEKTLSTFHPENVILQQQYRVNGYTRYSELMQVLLVAEQNNQLVTLNHQARPTGSAPFPEANVASSSYDNRRGRGRGRGGNRYHADLYRESQKGKEKGRGETNFISDEPEPSFHGLNDDTHLDVSDFLVEPESIDE; from the exons ATGCACCTGAGAGGAAACGGGTTTTTGGAAACCATCGATAGTTTGAAAACGGTGTCGGATGAGAAAAAGGCTAAAGCCATGATATTTTTACGACACCACATCCATGATGGTTTAAAGGATGAATATATTACGAAagaggatccttgtgacctcTGGAAATCTTTAAAAGAGAGGTTCGATCACCAGAAATATGTGATCTTACCGAAAGCTAAACATGAGTGGATCCATCTCCGGTTCCAGGATTACAAAAGTGTTAGTGAGTTTAATTCCGCGATGTTCGGAATTACTTCGAGGATGATGTTATGTGGAGAGAAAATAAGTGATTATGATATGATCGAGAAAACTCTCTCCACGTTCCATCCTGAAAATGTAATCCTGCAGCAACAGTACCGGGTGAATGGATATACCCGTTACTCGGAGTTGATGCAAGTCCTCCTTGTAGCGGAGCAGAATAATCAACTCGTGACTTTAAACCATCAAGCTCGTCCCACTGGATCTGCTCCATTCCCTGAAGCGAATGTTGCATCATCCAGTTATGATAATAGAAGAGGACGAGGTCGTGGACGTGGTGGAAACCGTTATcatg CTGATCTGTATAGAGAATCCCAAAAGGGTAAAGAGAAAGGAAGAGGTGAAACAAACTTCATCTCTGATGAACCTGAGCCATCCTTTCATGGTTTGAACGATGATACTCATCTCGACGTATCAGACTTTCTGGTTGAGCCAGAGAGTATCGATGAGTGA
- the LOC106417903 gene encoding IQ domain-containing protein IQM5-like — MALSFGSLQRGNSFKKDSQECETPRLLKSPVKMYLEKTLSFKDLVEKGNKYKDENLGVKTRKSVNLKGPKPDNMVLLERSLSFISLVQVEHKEEEACSSSNRRSRDKMGISGSLTALSLPQPPPFWSPRPSTELDAAAVTLQKVYKSYRTRRNLADCAVVVEELWWKELKLAASEPNRTNQTAVSRWARAGTKAAKVGKGLLKDDKAQKLALRHWLEAIDPRHRYGHNLHLYYDVWSVSESSQPFFFWLDIGEGRQVNLTKCPRTLLQRQCITYLGPKERPAYEVVVEGGKLVNRQNKKLVETIEGTKWIFVLSTTRKLYIGQKEKGRFHHSSFLSGAAITAAGRIVSHGGVVEAVWSYSGHYRPTEENFQEFIGFLKENNVDLTNVKLNPIDDDKCIVSNEGSIKPLKSEGTDETTVIPVEPPVEDSGEQKRFMCKWSTGNGPRIGCVRDYPMDLQIRALEQVNLSPRVVNGKMGLFGPIPSPRPSPKIRVSPRLFCMGLPSPRN, encoded by the exons ATGGCTTTATCTTTTGGGAGCTTACAAAGAGGCAACAGTTTCAAGAAAGATTCACAAGAGTGCGAAACACCGAGACTTCTGAAAAGCCCAGTAAAAATGTATCTGGAGAAGACTTTATCGTTCAAAGATTTGGTCGAGAAGGGGAACAAATACAAAGATGAAAACTTAGGGGTCAAAACGAGAAAAAGTGTAAACTTGAAGGGTCCTAAACCAGATAACATGGTTCTTCTTGAGAGGAGTCTCTCGTTCATAAGTCTCGTCCAGGTAGAGcacaaggaagaagaagcaTGCTCGTCTTCAAACCGTAGGAGCAGGGACAAAATGGGAATCTCAGGGAGTTTAACGGCGTTAAGTTTACCACAACCTCCCCCGTTTTGGTCTCCGAGACCATCAACGGAGCTTGATGCTGCCGCTGTTACGTTACAAAAGGTTTACAAGAGTTACCGAACGCGTCGAAATCTCGCTGACTGTGCAGTAGTTGTTGAAGAACTATG GTGGAAAGAATTGAAATTGGCAGCGtcagaaccgaaccgaaccaatcAAACGGCTGTGTCCAGGTGGGCAAGAGCTGGAACAAAAGCAGCAAAG GTAGGGAAAGGCTTGCTGAAAGATGATAAAGCGCAGAAGCTAGCTTTGCGACATTGgttagaagct ATTGATCCACGTCATCGGTATGGACATAACTTACACTTATACTACGATGTTTGGTCAGTAAGCGAGAGTAGTCAGCCATTTTTCTTCTG GTTAGACATTGGAGAGGGCAGGCAAGTGAACCTCACCAAATGTCCAAGAACGCTTCTTCAACGACAATGCATCACTTACCTTGGTCCG AAAGAGAGACCAGCATACGAAGTTGTAGTGGAAGGAGGGAAACTAGTCAAccgacaaaacaaaaaactcgTTGAGACCATCGAAGGAACAAAGTGGATCTTCGTGTTAAGCACGACAAGAAAACTATACATTGGTCAGAAGGAAAAAGGTCGGTTTCACCATTCGAGTTTTCTCTCCGGTGCTGCCATTACTGCTGCCGGTAGAATTGTTTCACACGGCGGAGTTGTAGAAGCTGTGTGGTCATACAGTGGTCATTATCGCCCGACGGAAGAGAATTTTCAAGAATTTATCGGGTTCTTAAAAGAAAACAATGTGGATCTTACCAACGTTAAG TTGAATCCGATTGACGATGATAAGTGTATTGTCTCTAATGAGGGAAGCATTAAACCGCTGAAATCCGAAGGTACAGATGAAACCACGGTTATTCCGGTTGAACCGCCGGTAGAGGATTCCGGAGAACAAAAACGTTTTATGTGCAAGTGGAGTACCGGAAATGGACCTAGGATCGGGTGTGTGCGGGACTACCCTATGGATTTGCAGATCCGAGCGCTTGAACAAGTCAACCTTTCTCCTCGTGTGGTCAACGGAAAGATGGGATTATTTGGTCCAATACCTTCGCCAAGGCCTAGTCCAAAGATTCGCGTCTCTCCTAGACTATTTTGCATGGGTCTTCCAAGTCCGAGAAACTAA
- the LOC125592694 gene encoding uncharacterized protein LOC125592694, producing MSSFIPSDYKALDLSGDNYLDWAINTSAVLKSRGLGKCIKYGNDTLACERHIAIMIMRHHLCEDLRDEFGYVNDPHNLWSFLNSRFCEPLLHESKKKWEALRVQDYESVDNYHSDLMRITYSLRLCGELVTNEDLLNKTRDTFHSEEVLLSHQAKGFTTYYDLFSYLLDIEQKKQKRMDNIRRFNDIMEIYYEVLDSEMKISEANKATFDKKRSEEDSEWTLMDHEVGLYIE from the coding sequence atgtcgagttTCATACCCTCAGATTACAAAGCCCttgatctctctggagataattatcttgATTGGGCTATAAACACTTCAGCCGTcttgaagtctagaggacttgGGAAGTGCATCAAGTATGGCAATGACACCCTTGCGTGTGAAAGACACATAGCCATAATGATTATGCGACACCATCTCTGTGAGGACCTAAGAGACGAGTTTGGATATGTTAATGATCCTCATAATCTCTGGTCATTTTTGAATTCTAGATTCTGTGAGCCATTGTTGCacgaatccaagaaaaaatggGAAGCTCTAAGGGTCCAGGATTATGAATCCGTGGACAATTATCACTCTGATCTTATGAGAATCACCTATAGTCTTAGACTATGTGGTGAATTGGTAACAAACGAAGATTTGTTAAACAAAACTCGTGACACATTCCATTCAGAGGAAGTGTTGTTATCACATCAGGCCaaaggtttcaccacctatTATGACCTGTTctcatatttattagacattgagCAAAAAAAGCAGAAAAGGATGGATAACATCAGACGGTTTAATGACATCATGGAGATATATTATGAAGTACTAGACAGTGAGATGAAAATCTCTGAAGCTAATAAAGCCACATTTGATAAGAAGAGATCTGAGGAGGATTCCGAGTGGACACTCATGGACCATGAGGTCGGActatacattgaataa
- the LOC106417981 gene encoding non-functional pseudokinase ZRK2-like has translation MEPMVKKLKQKLRFGSSRNMEDKWFLENGSILLKELIADCNGKSVPIRSFSSYQILQATNNFHFSCLITNERSHNWYKGIIQDKSYFIKRFQEYKITGDRVGEVYNDIVLSAKMSNHNNFLRLSGCCLEFSLPVLVFENAALGVLNERGGIMVDGEEFILPCSVRLKIAKEIANAVTYLHMAFPKIIIHRVVMPRNIVLDRNLTAKFSDLSMSITLPEGKSRLEVDSVIGSLGYLDPLYAYTKVVTEYTDVYSFGVLLMVFLTGKPALVSTSSGGDPQGIISYVKALYEKRKLDEVIDPMIMKDITSAQKLTLESCIALSLSCCEESDEDRPRMMQVAKELKRIHTSF, from the coding sequence ATGGAACCGATGGTGAAAAAGCTGAAACAAAAACTGAGATTTGGATCTTCTAGGAACATGGAAGACAAGTGGTTCTTGGAGAATGGAAGCATCTTGCTAAAAGAACTTATCGCTGATTGCAACGGTAAATCAGTTCCTATACGCAGCTTTTCTTCTTATCAGATCCTTCAAGCCACCAATAACTTCCATTTCAGTTGTCTTATCACCAATGAGAGGAGCCATAATTGGTATAAAGGTATCATCCAAGACAAGTCTTACTTTATCAAAAGATTCCAGGAGTATAAGATTACAGGAGACAGAGTGGGCGAGGTTTACAATGACATTGTCTTGTCTGCTAAGATGAGCAACCATAACAACTTTCTTAGACTATCTGGATGCTGCCTCGAGTTTAGTCTCCCGGTTCTCGTGTTTGAAAATGCAGCACTTGGGGTTCTGAATGAGCGAGGAGGTATTATGGTTGATGGGGAGGAATTTATATTGCCATGTAGTGTAAGGTTGAAGATTGCAAAGGAGATTGCAAATGCTGTGACTTATCTTCACATGGCCTTCCCTAAGATCATCATACATAGAGTTGTTATGCCAAGAAACATCGTCTTGGACAGGAACTTGACCGCCAAGTTTTCCGATCTCTCAATGTCCATAACTCTCCCAGAGGGAAAATCAAGATTAGAAGTTGATTCGGTCATTGGATCACTTGGGTACCTTGATCCATTGTACGCGTACACAAAAGTAGTGACAGAATATACGGATGTGTACAGCTTTGGAGTTTTGTTGATGGTTTTCCTCACTGGCAAACCAGCTCTTGTCTCCACTAGCTCTGGTGGCGACCCCCAAGGTATTATTAGCTATGTGAAAGCTTTATATGAGAAAAGAAAACTCGATGAAGTAATTGATCCAATGATAATGAAAGACATCACAAGTGCTCAAAAATTGACGCTTGAATCGTGTATTGCACTTTCTCTGAGCTGCTGCGAGGAGAGTGATGAAGATAGACCGAGAATGATGCAAGTAGCTAAAGAACTCAAACGGATCCACACATCATTTTAG
- the LOC106416395 gene encoding casein kinase 1-like protein 12 isoform X2, which translates to MEHLVGKKFRLGRKIGSGSFGEIHLGTHIQTNEEVAIKLENAKTKHPQLLYESKLYKLLQGGTGVPNIKWFGVESDYNVLVMDLLGPSLEDLFNFCSRKLSLKSVLMLADQMINRVEYFHSKSFLHRDLKPDNFLMGLGRRANQVYIIDFGLAKKYRDNTTHQHIPYRENKNLTGTARYASMNTHLGIEQSRRDDLESLGYILMYFLKGSLPWQGLKAGTKKQKYERISEKKVSTSIESLCRGYPSEFASYFHYCRSLRFDDKPDYGYLKRIFRDLFIREGFQFDYVFDWTILKYQQSQLTAPPTRGLGTPAAGTSAALPPGLTTMDRYAEGGRPPMDSSRRRTSGALDNSGNLRAPMMHSSSVFAQSAGSSRRLTSEELQRSRTGSGLRNTPVVTTSEGKRSSSTRKHYDSAIKGIETLQVSSERFHHH; encoded by the exons ATGGAGCATCTTGTGGGAAAAAAGTTTCGGCTGGGAAGGAAAATTGGAAGCGGTTCTTTTGGAGAGATCCATCTCG GTACTCATATTCAAACCAACGAAGAAGTCGCCATCAAGCTT GAAAATGCAAAGACAAAACATCCACAGCTGCTCTACGAATCCAAGTTATACAAACTTCTACAGGGAGGAA CTGGTGTTCCAAATATCAAGTGGTTTGGTGTTGAAAGTGACTACAATGTGCTGGTCATGGATTTACTTGGCCCTAGTCTTGAAGACTTGTTCAATTTCTGTAGCAGGAAACTTTCTCTCAAGTCCGTTCTCATGCTTGCTGATCAAATG ATAAACCGTGTTGAGTATTTCCACTCTAAATCTTTCCTTCACCGAGATCTCAAGCCAGACAATTTCCTCATGGGGCTAGGAAGACGCGCAAACCAG GTATACATCATCGACTTTGGTCTTGCTAAGAAGTACAGGGATAACACTACTCATCAGCACATTCCTTACAG AGAAAATAAGAATCTCACTGGAACTGCAAGATATGCTAGTATGAATACTCACTTGGGAATTG AACAAAGCCGAAGGGATGATCTCGAATCTCTTGGTTACATTCTCATGTATTTCCTTAAAGGAAG TCTTCCATGGCAAGGACTTAAAGCTGGAACCAAGAAACAAAAGTACGAGAGAATCAGCGAAAAGAAAGTCTCTACTTCCATTGAG TCTTTATGCCGTGGCTACCCATCAGAGTTTGCTTCTTACTTCCATTACTGCCGCTCGCTTCGGTTTGATGACAAACCGGATTACGGTTATCTCAAAAGAATATTCAGAGATCTCTTTATCCGTGAAG GGTTTCAGTTCGATTATGTCTTTGACTGGACCATACTGAAGTACCAACAGTCACAACTGACAGCTCCTCCAACCCGTGGCCTCGGAACTCCTGCAGCTGGAACAAGTGCGGCTTTGCCTCCAGGATTGACCACCATGGATAGATACGCAG AAGGAGGAAGGCCACCGATGGATTCATCAAGAAGGAGAACGTCTGGTGCTCTTGACAACTCTGGCAACTTGAGAGCCCCAATG atgCATAGCTCGTCGGTGTTCGCGCAATCAGCAGGATCATCAAGGAGATTAACATCGGAGGAGCTACAGAGGTCCCGTACGGGCAGCGGATTAAGAAACACACCGGTGGTTACAACGTCGGAAGGGAAGAGGTCTTCTTCCACCAGAAAACATTACGATTCTGCCATCAAAGGCATCGAGACTCTTCAAGTCTCCAGCGAAAGGTTTCACCACCATTGA
- the LOC106416395 gene encoding casein kinase 1-like protein 12 isoform X1: MEHLVGKKFRLGRKIGSGSFGEIHLGTHIQTNEEVAIKLENAKTKHPQLLYESKLYKLLQGGTGVPNIKWFGVESDYNVLVMDLLGPSLEDLFNFCSRKLSLKSVLMLADQMINRVEYFHSKSFLHRDLKPDNFLMGLGRRANQVYIIDFGLAKKYRDNTTHQHIPYRENKNLTGTARYASMNTHLGIEQSRRDDLESLGYILMYFLKGSLPWQGLKAGTKKQKYERISEKKVSTSIESLCRGYPSEFASYFHYCRSLRFDDKPDYGYLKRIFRDLFIREGFQFDYVFDWTILKYQQSQLTAPPTRGLGTPAAGTSAALPPGLTTMDRYAGEEEGGRPPMDSSRRRTSGALDNSGNLRAPMMHSSSVFAQSAGSSRRLTSEELQRSRTGSGLRNTPVVTTSEGKRSSSTRKHYDSAIKGIETLQVSSERFHHH; this comes from the exons ATGGAGCATCTTGTGGGAAAAAAGTTTCGGCTGGGAAGGAAAATTGGAAGCGGTTCTTTTGGAGAGATCCATCTCG GTACTCATATTCAAACCAACGAAGAAGTCGCCATCAAGCTT GAAAATGCAAAGACAAAACATCCACAGCTGCTCTACGAATCCAAGTTATACAAACTTCTACAGGGAGGAA CTGGTGTTCCAAATATCAAGTGGTTTGGTGTTGAAAGTGACTACAATGTGCTGGTCATGGATTTACTTGGCCCTAGTCTTGAAGACTTGTTCAATTTCTGTAGCAGGAAACTTTCTCTCAAGTCCGTTCTCATGCTTGCTGATCAAATG ATAAACCGTGTTGAGTATTTCCACTCTAAATCTTTCCTTCACCGAGATCTCAAGCCAGACAATTTCCTCATGGGGCTAGGAAGACGCGCAAACCAG GTATACATCATCGACTTTGGTCTTGCTAAGAAGTACAGGGATAACACTACTCATCAGCACATTCCTTACAG AGAAAATAAGAATCTCACTGGAACTGCAAGATATGCTAGTATGAATACTCACTTGGGAATTG AACAAAGCCGAAGGGATGATCTCGAATCTCTTGGTTACATTCTCATGTATTTCCTTAAAGGAAG TCTTCCATGGCAAGGACTTAAAGCTGGAACCAAGAAACAAAAGTACGAGAGAATCAGCGAAAAGAAAGTCTCTACTTCCATTGAG TCTTTATGCCGTGGCTACCCATCAGAGTTTGCTTCTTACTTCCATTACTGCCGCTCGCTTCGGTTTGATGACAAACCGGATTACGGTTATCTCAAAAGAATATTCAGAGATCTCTTTATCCGTGAAG GGTTTCAGTTCGATTATGTCTTTGACTGGACCATACTGAAGTACCAACAGTCACAACTGACAGCTCCTCCAACCCGTGGCCTCGGAACTCCTGCAGCTGGAACAAGTGCGGCTTTGCCTCCAGGATTGACCACCATGGATAGATACGCAG GGGAGGAAGAAGGAGGAAGGCCACCGATGGATTCATCAAGAAGGAGAACGTCTGGTGCTCTTGACAACTCTGGCAACTTGAGAGCCCCAATG atgCATAGCTCGTCGGTGTTCGCGCAATCAGCAGGATCATCAAGGAGATTAACATCGGAGGAGCTACAGAGGTCCCGTACGGGCAGCGGATTAAGAAACACACCGGTGGTTACAACGTCGGAAGGGAAGAGGTCTTCTTCCACCAGAAAACATTACGATTCTGCCATCAAAGGCATCGAGACTCTTCAAGTCTCCAGCGAAAGGTTTCACCACCATTGA